A section of the Elizabethkingia anophelis R26 genome encodes:
- a CDS encoding TIM-barrel domain-containing protein translates to MKRKFWGIKPTAGVLFAFASSTFLTNYVQAQQAIAAKTETVAQQQLKITDAKKINATTVEITFSNQQKALLDFYGDNIFRLFQDNSGKGMRDPEAKPEAKILVSNPRKAVTKLNIAQDNNQLSITTDKVQVVFDKNTSLFKLINLQTKAVVVEEAEPLSFEKNKTSLTLKENPQEYFYGGGVQNGRFSHKGKAIAIENQNSWTDGGVASPTPFYWSSKGYGMMWYTFKKGKYDFGAKEKGKVSLSHEDSYLDLFLMVNDGPVALLNDFYQLTGNPVLLPKFGFYEGHLNAYNRDYWKEDEKGILFEDGKRYKESQKENGGTKESLNGEKNNYQFSARAVVDRYKKNDMPLGWVLPNDGYGAGYGQTETLDGNIKNLKEFGDYARKKGVEIGLWTQSDLHPKEGISALLQRDIIKEVRDAGVRVLKTDVAWVGDGYSFGLNGVADVGEIMPKYGNDARPFIISLDGWAGTQRYAGIWSGDQTGGVWEYIRFHIPTYIGSGLSGQPNITSDMDGIFGGKKPIINTRDFQWKAFTPMQLNMDGWGSNEKYPHALGETATSINRNYLKLKSELLPYSYSIAKEAVNGLPMIRAMFLEEQNTYTQGKMTQYQFMYGPAFLVAPIYQEAKTDDKGNDIRNGIYLPKGQWIDYLTGEQYEGGQIINSFDSPIWKLPVFVKRGAIIPLVNPNNNVSEINKNLRIYEVYPLGKTSFTEYDDDGISEQYKAGKGAATIIESNLIKDKAVVTVFPAKGNFEGQIKEKATEFRISVTAKPGNIIAKVGNKKAKLKEVTTLADFEAQENVFYYNEKPDFNRFSTKGTEFEKVQIIKNPQILVKTAKADITNQKVSLEIEGYKFDPQNHLKVTSGILSAPKNVQITDKNLEAYAIKPTWDKVPNADYYEIDFNGLKYSTIKDTELLFEGLTAETDYAFKVRAVNKDGVSDWATISARTKSNPLEFAIKGISGRTSVDAQEGFEVYKLFDEEEGNMWHTKYRVKAVPFDLVVDLKSINQLDKFQLLPRNDGRNGLIQKGKVSYSMDKQTWTDAGTFEWKDDFNPKEFAFASHPTARYVKISVEKAVGDYGTGRELYVFKVPGTESYLPGDINNDKLIDRNDLTSYTNYTGLRKGDADFEGYVSNGDVNKNNLIDAYDISVVATQLDGGVDETKIEKVSGKLEITTPKQSYNKDEIIELTVKGANLKSVNALSFALPYNAQDYEFVGIQTLDTKKMENLTNDRLHSNREKVLYPTFVNLGKQEALNGSNNLFIIKFKAKKNLKFNLKPQQGLLVDKDLNSVNF, encoded by the coding sequence ATGAAGAGAAAATTCTGGGGTATTAAACCTACTGCCGGAGTATTATTCGCATTTGCTTCCTCTACATTTCTGACAAATTATGTACAGGCACAACAGGCTATTGCTGCTAAAACAGAAACTGTTGCCCAGCAACAGCTGAAGATAACAGATGCAAAGAAAATTAATGCTACAACTGTTGAGATTACATTCTCGAACCAACAAAAAGCTCTACTGGATTTCTATGGAGACAATATATTCAGATTATTCCAGGACAACAGCGGAAAAGGGATGCGTGATCCGGAAGCCAAACCAGAGGCTAAAATATTAGTCAGCAACCCAAGAAAAGCTGTAACTAAGCTTAATATTGCTCAGGATAATAACCAACTGAGTATTACAACAGACAAAGTACAGGTAGTGTTTGATAAAAACACCTCTCTTTTTAAACTTATCAATCTGCAGACAAAAGCCGTGGTTGTTGAAGAAGCAGAGCCATTAAGTTTTGAGAAAAATAAAACAAGTCTTACACTAAAGGAAAATCCACAAGAATATTTCTATGGTGGTGGCGTTCAGAACGGCCGTTTTTCTCATAAAGGAAAAGCTATCGCTATTGAAAACCAGAACAGCTGGACAGATGGAGGAGTAGCTTCACCAACGCCTTTCTATTGGTCATCCAAAGGTTATGGTATGATGTGGTATACCTTCAAGAAAGGGAAATACGATTTCGGAGCAAAAGAAAAAGGTAAAGTTTCTCTGTCTCATGAAGATAGTTATCTGGATTTATTCCTGATGGTAAATGATGGTCCGGTTGCCTTGCTTAACGATTTCTATCAGCTTACAGGTAATCCTGTATTATTACCAAAATTTGGATTTTATGAAGGGCATCTAAATGCCTACAACAGAGATTATTGGAAAGAAGATGAAAAAGGAATTCTTTTCGAAGATGGAAAGCGTTATAAAGAAAGTCAGAAAGAAAATGGTGGTACTAAAGAATCTCTAAACGGTGAGAAGAACAATTATCAGTTCTCAGCACGTGCTGTGGTAGATCGTTACAAAAAAAATGACATGCCTTTAGGATGGGTGTTGCCTAATGATGGCTACGGTGCTGGTTATGGACAAACCGAAACTTTGGATGGAAATATTAAGAACCTTAAAGAATTTGGTGATTATGCCCGTAAAAAAGGTGTTGAGATTGGTCTTTGGACACAGTCTGATCTCCATCCGAAAGAAGGTATAAGTGCATTGTTACAAAGAGATATTATTAAAGAAGTAAGAGATGCCGGAGTACGCGTTCTGAAGACTGACGTTGCATGGGTAGGAGATGGTTATTCATTTGGATTGAATGGTGTTGCAGATGTTGGTGAAATTATGCCAAAATATGGTAATGATGCCAGACCTTTTATTATATCATTAGATGGTTGGGCAGGAACCCAGCGTTATGCAGGAATCTGGTCCGGAGATCAGACTGGTGGTGTATGGGAATATATTCGTTTTCATATACCAACTTATATCGGATCCGGATTATCCGGACAGCCTAATATTACATCCGATATGGATGGTATCTTCGGAGGTAAGAAGCCTATTATTAATACCAGAGATTTCCAGTGGAAAGCATTCACACCAATGCAGCTGAATATGGATGGATGGGGTTCTAATGAGAAATATCCGCATGCTTTAGGAGAAACAGCAACCTCTATTAATCGTAATTATCTGAAATTAAAGTCAGAGCTTCTTCCATATTCTTACAGTATTGCAAAAGAAGCTGTAAATGGCTTACCTATGATCAGAGCAATGTTCCTGGAAGAACAAAATACATATACTCAGGGAAAAATGACACAGTACCAGTTTATGTATGGACCAGCATTCCTCGTTGCTCCTATTTATCAGGAAGCCAAAACCGACGATAAAGGAAATGATATAAGAAACGGAATTTACCTGCCAAAGGGGCAATGGATAGACTACCTTACCGGTGAACAATATGAGGGTGGGCAGATCATTAATAGCTTTGATAGTCCGATCTGGAAGCTTCCGGTATTTGTAAAACGAGGAGCTATTATACCGTTGGTTAATCCGAATAATAATGTATCAGAAATCAATAAAAATCTTCGTATTTATGAAGTATATCCTTTGGGTAAAACTTCATTTACAGAATATGATGATGATGGAATATCCGAGCAGTATAAAGCTGGTAAAGGCGCTGCAACAATTATTGAATCTAATCTGATCAAAGATAAAGCTGTTGTAACTGTATTTCCTGCAAAAGGAAATTTTGAAGGACAGATAAAAGAAAAAGCTACTGAATTTAGAATCAGTGTTACTGCGAAGCCCGGGAATATCATTGCTAAAGTTGGAAATAAAAAGGCGAAACTTAAAGAAGTTACTACATTAGCCGATTTCGAAGCACAGGAGAATGTATTCTATTACAACGAAAAGCCTGACTTCAACAGATTCTCAACAAAAGGAACTGAATTCGAGAAAGTTCAGATTATAAAAAATCCACAGATTTTGGTCAAAACGGCTAAAGCAGATATCACAAATCAAAAAGTATCTTTAGAGATTGAAGGCTATAAGTTTGATCCTCAAAATCATCTGAAAGTTACATCTGGTATACTTTCCGCACCAAAGAATGTACAGATTACAGACAAAAATCTGGAAGCTTATGCTATAAAACCTACCTGGGATAAAGTACCAAATGCAGATTATTATGAAATAGATTTTAATGGGCTGAAGTACTCTACAATAAAGGATACCGAACTTCTGTTTGAAGGTCTGACTGCAGAAACTGATTATGCATTCAAAGTAAGAGCCGTAAATAAGGACGGAGTGTCTGACTGGGCTACAATCTCCGCAAGAACAAAATCTAATCCTTTAGAATTTGCTATTAAAGGAATATCCGGAAGAACATCTGTAGATGCACAGGAAGGCTTTGAAGTCTACAAATTATTTGATGAGGAAGAAGGCAACATGTGGCATACGAAATACAGAGTAAAAGCTGTTCCTTTCGATCTTGTTGTAGACCTTAAATCTATTAATCAATTAGACAAATTCCAGTTATTGCCACGTAACGATGGCAGAAACGGATTAATACAGAAAGGTAAAGTTTCCTACAGCATGGATAAGCAAACATGGACAGATGCGGGTACTTTTGAATGGAAAGATGATTTTAATCCTAAAGAATTTGCCTTTGCATCTCATCCGACAGCAAGATATGTAAAGATTTCTGTGGAAAAGGCTGTAGGAGATTATGGAACAGGTCGTGAGTTATATGTATTCAAAGTACCAGGAACAGAAAGCTATTTACCGGGAGACATTAACAACGATAAACTAATCGACCGAAATGACCTTACTTCTTATACCAATTATACAGGACTAAGAAAAGGAGATGCAGATTTTGAAGGCTATGTAAGTAATGGTGATGTTAATAAGAATAACCTTATCGATGCTTATGATATATCTGTTGTTGCAACACAATTAGATGGAGGTGTGGATGAAACAAAGATTGAAAAAGTATCCGGAAAATTAGAAATAACTACACCTAAACAGAGTTATAACAAAGACGAGATTATTGAATTGACTGTAAAAGGAGCTAATCTGAAATCTGTAAATGCATTAAGTTTTGCTTTGCCATACAATGCTCAGGATTATGAATTCGTAGGAATCCAAACGCTCGATACCAAGAAGATGGAAAATCTTACAAATGACAGATTACATTCCAACAGAGAGAAGGTATTGTATCCTACATTTGTTAATCTAGGGAAGCAGGAAGCCCTTAATGGTAGTAATAATCTGTTTATCATCAAGTTCAAAGCGAAAAAGAACCTGAAATTCAATCTGAAGCCACAGCAAGGGCTACTTGTAGATAAGGATCTGAATTCAGTAAATTTCTAA
- a CDS encoding glycosyltransferase family 32 protein produces the protein MPIPKVIYQTYKGKIPWYSHFYIWRFRRKNKDFEYEFYNDERIDLFIKENFPEDVYYAYCRLQIGAAKADFFRYAILYKKGGVYLDIDSDILVNLNTFIQPNNNAILAYEENSNIFAQWAMFYEKKHPFLEETIKLVVKNIQLNKYPYNVHAMTGPSIYALAIRKVLSKNPDIPFRMAKRNFKGILKSKYMLARILMNRRINPEHWRRKQLTTPVVKPE, from the coding sequence ATGCCTATTCCTAAAGTAATCTATCAAACCTACAAGGGAAAAATTCCTTGGTACTCGCATTTTTATATCTGGAGGTTCAGACGAAAGAATAAAGATTTTGAATACGAATTTTATAATGATGAAAGAATTGACTTATTTATAAAGGAAAATTTTCCTGAAGATGTTTATTATGCTTATTGCAGACTACAGATAGGTGCTGCAAAGGCAGATTTCTTCCGATACGCTATTTTATATAAAAAGGGTGGTGTATACCTGGATATAGACAGCGATATACTGGTCAATCTCAATACGTTCATACAACCTAATAATAATGCTATTCTTGCTTATGAAGAAAATAGTAACATCTTTGCTCAATGGGCCATGTTTTACGAAAAAAAACATCCGTTTTTAGAAGAAACTATCAAACTTGTTGTAAAAAATATTCAGCTAAACAAATATCCATATAATGTCCACGCAATGACAGGTCCTTCTATTTATGCTTTAGCTATACGCAAAGTGTTATCTAAAAACCCCGATATTCCGTTTAGAATGGCTAAAAGAAATTTTAAAGGCATACTAAAATCTAAATATATGCTTGCAAGGATTTTGATGAACAGACGTATTAATCCTGAACACTGGAGACGAAAACAATTGACAACTCCCGTAGTAAAGCCTGAGTAG